In the Planktothrix serta PCC 8927 genome, one interval contains:
- the aroQ gene encoding type II 3-dehydroquinate dehydratase, with product MLSLLILHGPNLNLLGQREPEIYGKTTLDGINRMLEQEAQLLQVKVSIIQSNHEGALVDAIHSAFGQHQGLLINAGAYTHTSIALRDAIAGVGIPTVEVHLSNIYRREAFRHHSLIASVAIGQISGFGAESYRLGLQALVHSLNGQDP from the coding sequence TTGCTAAGTCTTTTGATATTGCATGGCCCAAATTTGAATTTGTTGGGCCAGCGTGAACCCGAAATTTACGGGAAAACAACGTTAGACGGAATTAATCGAATGCTGGAGCAAGAAGCTCAGTTGCTTCAGGTCAAAGTCTCGATTATTCAGTCTAACCATGAAGGGGCTTTGGTGGATGCAATACACTCCGCATTCGGGCAACACCAAGGCTTATTGATTAATGCTGGAGCGTATACTCACACCAGTATTGCCCTTCGAGATGCCATCGCTGGAGTGGGTATTCCCACCGTTGAGGTACATCTGAGCAATATTTATCGTCGAGAAGCGTTCCGGCATCATTCTTTGATCGCATCTGTGGCGATTGGGCAAATTAGTGGATTTGGTGCAGAAAGTTACCGTCTAGGGCTACAGGCTTTAGTTCATTCCTTGAATGGGCAAGACCCCTGA